The following nucleotide sequence is from Pseudomonas sp. RC10.
CTTTGCGGTGATGTGGTACGTGTTCGGCGCCAACACGCCTGAACATCAAACCCTGTTCCAGTCGGGCTGGTTCGTGGTGGGGCTGCTGACTCAGACACTGATCGTGCACATGATCCGCACCCCGAAAATCCCGTTCCTGCAAAGCCGCGCGGCCATGCCGTTGATGGTGATGACCGGAGTGATCATGGCCGTGGGCGTGTTCCTGCCGATGGGGCCGCTGGCGCACTACTTCAAACTGCAGGCACTGCCACCGCTGTACTTCGTCATCCTGCCGGTGATTCTGCTGGCGTATGTGGGGCTGACTCAGGCGGTGAAGGGGTTCTACGTGCGGAAGTTTGGCTGGCAGTGAGGTGACACCGACGTGACGGCGGGCCGAGATCAAACTGTGGGAGCGAATTCATTCGCGATGCTTTGGTACAGCCGACAGATATGCGTCGGGTGTACTGGCCAATCGCGAATGAATTCGCTCCCACCGGGGGCTGTGTTGTGCCTGAACCTACCGCGCCAGTGCTAAAGCCACGCCCTGACCCCCACCGATGCACAGGGTCGCCAGACCCTTCTTCGCATCGCGCTTGATCATTTCATGCAGCAGGGTCACCAGCACGCGGCAACCCGACGCACCGATCGGGTGGCCGATGGCAATGGCGCCGCCGTTAACGTTGACCTTGCTCGCATCCCAACCCAGCTCTTTGCCCACCGACAGCGATTGCGCGGCAAACGCTTCGTTGGCTTCGATCAGGTCCAGCTCGTCCAGCGACCAGCCCGCTTTGTCCAGGCAACGACGGGTGGCGCTGACCGGGCCGATGCCCATGATCGCCGGGTCGACACCGGCGTTGGCGTAAGCGGCAATGCGTGCCAGCACCGGCAAGCCCAGTTCTTCAGCCTTCTTCGCGCTCATCAGGATGACCGCAGCGGCACCATCATTCAGCGACGAGGCATTACCGGCGGTCACGGTGCCGTCTTTCTTGAAGGCCGGCTTGAGTTTGCCCAGGGATTCGGCGGTGGTGCCTGCACGGGGTTGTTCGTCGGTGGCGAAGGAAATCGGATCGCCCTTGCGCTGAGGGATCAGGATCGGGGTGATTTCATCGACGAAACGCCCGGCTTCGATGGCCGCAGCGGCTTTCTGTTGCGAGGCAGCGGCGAAGGCGTCTTGCGCCTCACGGCTGATGCCGTACTTTTCCGACAGGTTCTCGGCGGTGATGCCCATGTGGTAATCGTTGAACGCATCCCACAGGCCGTCGCTGATCATGGTGTCGACCATAGTCGCGTGGCCCATGCGCAGACCGGTACGCGCACCCGGCATCACATAGTTGGCCAAGCTCATGCTTTCCTGACCGCCCGCAATGATCACGTCAGCGTCGCCGCAACGGATTGCCTGAGTGCCCAAGTGCAGGGCCTTGAGGCCCGAACCGCAGACCTTGTTCAGCGTCATCGCGGGCACCGCGAACGGCAGCCCCGCTTTGATCGACGCTTGACGCGCCGGATTCTGACCGGCACCGGCAGTGAGCACTTGCCCCATGATCACTTCATCGACCTGCGCCGGGTCCAGGCCGGTCTGCGCCAGCAACTGACGGATCACCGCTGCGCCCAGATCAACAGCCGACACATTCGCCAACGAACCCTGAAAACTGCCGACCGCAGTGCGGGTGGCGGCAACGATTACGACGTCTTGCATGGTACGAATCCTCACGGTTGTGGGTGTAACGCCCGGGCCTGGAGACAAAGCTGAAAAGGGAGGCCCGTGGCGGGGAAATCAAAGGGGCACATGGTGGCATGAATGACGGTGGTAATTTAAGCGTTTTCTTGATTGCGCTGACTGTTCAAGATTGTTCCGTCCCGCGAGCCCTGTATCGGTAGTGCCGGCCCCTCGCGAGCAAGCTCACTCCTACAGGGGATGCGATCAACTGTAGGAGTGAGCTTGCTCGCGAATGCTGACGTCAGGACATCGAAATGTTTCGAATCTACCTGCCCTTTCGTGAGCATGCTCACTCCTACAGGGGATGCGATCAACTGTAGGAGTGAGCTTGCTCGCGAATGCTGACGTCAGGACATCGAAATGTTTCAAATCTACCTGCCCTTTCGTGAGCACGCTCACTCCTACAGAAGGATAGGGTGATGCCGGTCTCAGAGAACTCCCATCCTGCGCCGCGCCCGATGCACCGACGCATTGCGCACGGCCCATCTCAAGATCGGTGCCGTCCGGTTAACCCCCGCGCGGATCATTTGGCGTTTGAAATTCCCCATCCGGATATCGAACATCCCGCTCGCCCATTCCGGCATCAATTCAACCCCGGCCTGCATCATCAGACGCCCCATTGGCTTGGCCAGGCGGCTGGGTGCCGGGGCATTCTGCAGGACGCTGAACACCTCACGCGCTCGGTCGTCACACACCAGCTCCGGGCGCATCCGATGCAGGTAAGCGTCGATTTCAGCGGCCGAACGCGGAATGTCGCGTGCACCCAGACGCTCCGCCACGAGCGCGGTTTCGGCGTAATAGCGGTCTTGAGCATCGAGGGACAGATCAGGATTGAGGTATCGCAAATGTGCGGCCATGAAACTGCTGACTTCGGCCACATGTACCCACGTTAGCAGCGCCGGATCATCGGCCTTGTACGGGGTGCCGTCCGGGGCGATCCCGCTGATCTGCGAATGGATGCTCAGCACCTTGTCGATCAGCCAATTGGCGTCGTGGGTCGAACCGAATGTGGTGCCGGAGATGAACTGCCCGGTGCGCCGTAGCCGACCGAGCATGTCCTCACGAAAGTTGGAGTGATCCCACACCCCCGCCAGCACACGAGGGTGGAGCATTTGCAGCATCAGCGCGCAAATGCCGCCGATCATCATGCTCGGGAAATCGCCGTGCACCTGCCAGCACACCGCCTGCGGCCCGAACAGACCCGGATCGCCCTTGGGGTTCTCCATGTCCAGTTGGCCAAGGGCCAGGCCGGTCATGCTCATGACTTGGGTTTCGATGCGGGTGCGGATGAATTCCATGGGTGTCCAGTCGAAAGATGGAATGCCAATACTGTAGGAGCGTGGCTTGTCCCGCGATCTGCCGGAACGGCAGTAAAAGCCTGCGATCAGCAGTGCACCTGACACTACACGTATGGCGGTTTTACGACGGGTTCCCCGCCGATCGCGGGACAAGCTACGCTCCTACCTCTATCGGTTAAGGCGCTTCTCGATCAGCCCCTCCACGACACTCGAATCCGCGAGGGTCGAGATATCCCCCAAACTGTCGATTTCGTTACAGGCGATCTTGCGCAGGATGCGCCGCATGATCTTCCCGGAACGGGTTTTCGGCAAGGCCGGGGCCCACTGAATCAGCTCCGGTTTGGCGAAGCTGCCGATTTCCTTGCTGACCAGCGTCAACAGTTCCTTCTGCAACGCCTCGTCCGGCTCGATCCCGGCCATGGTGGTCACGAATGCATAAATGCCCATGCCTTTCACGTCATGGGGGTAACCCACCACCGCTGCCTCGGCCACGCTGTCATGCAATACCAACGCGCTCTCGACCTCCGCCGTGCCGATGCGATGCCCGGACACGTTGATCACGTCGTCCACCCGCCCGGTGATCCAGTAATGCCCGTCCTGATCGCGACGCGCGCCATCCCCCGTGAAGTAATAACCGGGGTAGGGTTTGAAGTAGGTGTCGATCATGCGTTGCTGATCGCCATACACGCCGCGAATCTGCCCCGGCCAACTGGCCTTGATCGCCAATAAGCCGCTGGTCGCGCCCTCCAGCTCATTGCCTTTTTCGTCGAGCAGCACGGGCTGTACGCCAAACATCGGCTGAGTGGCGCAGCCCGGTTTCAGGGGCGTTGTGCTGATCAGCGGGGTGAGCATCGTGCCGCCGGTTTCGGTCTGCCACCACGTATCGACGATAGGGCACCGGTCTTTTCCGACTTTATGGAAATACCATTCCCACGCTTCCGGGTTAATGGGCTCACCGACCGTGCCGAGAATGCGCAGGCTTTCCCGGCTTGTGTTCTCAAGCGGCTTCGCCCCCTCACGCATCAGTGCTCGCAACGCCGTTGGCGCGGTGTAGAAGATATTGACGTGGTGCTTGTCGATCACCTGCCAGAAACGCGAGGTGTCGGGGTAATTCGGCACTCCTTCGAAAATCAGCGTGGTGGCACCGTTGGCCAGCGGGCCGTAGACGATGTACGTGTGTCCGGTGACCCAGCCGACGTCGGCGGAGCACCAGAAAATCTCGCCCTCGCGATAATCGAAGACATGCTGATGGGTCATCGCCGCTTGCAGCAGGTAACCGCCGGTGGTGTGCAGCACCCCCTTTGGTTTGCCGGTGCTGCCCGAGGTGTAGAGGATGAACAGCGGGTCTTCGGCGTCCATCGGTTCGGGTGGGCAATCGTCGCTGATGCCGTGCAGCGCTTCGTGATACCAGATGTCGCGTCCTTCGACCCACTCGACCTGGCCTTCGGTGCGCTTGACCACCAGCACCGTGCTGACGTTCGGGCAGCTTTGCAGGGCTTTGTCGACATTCTGTTTCAACGGCACGTATTTGCCGCCGCGCACACCTTCATCGGCGGTGATGACAGTGTGGCAATCAGCGTCGAGAATCCGGTCACGCAGGGCGTCAGGGGAAAAGCCGCCGAACACCACCGAATGAATCGCGCCGATGCGGGTGCAGGCCAGCATTGCGTAGGCCGCTTCCGGAATCATCGGCATGTAGATGCACACCCGGTCGCCTTTCTTCACCCCGCGCTGCTTCAGCACATTCGCCAGACGGGCGACGTTGTGGTGCAGCTTCTTGTAGGTGATTTCGGCGGACTCCGAAGGATTGTCGCCTTCCCAAATGATCGCTACCTGATCACCGCGCTTTTCCAGATGACGGTCGATGCAGTTGTAACTCACATTCAACTTGCCACCTTTGAACCACTGCGCGCTGCCGGTCTTGATGTCGCACTGCTGGACCTGATCCCACGGCGAGAACCAGTGGAGAAATTTTTTTGCCTGCTCGGCCCAGAAGGTGTCGGGCTGCTCGATGGATTGCCGGTACAGACGCTGATAGTCATCGGCACTGAGTTGAGCGGCTTTGCGCGTCGCATCGGCGTGTGGGAAATCGCTGATATTGAACATGGCGTCTCCTGTTTTTCTTGTGATGTTGTGTAGCCACAATAGGACATCAGAGTCGATCGTGTCGGCAGGGTTCAGACGGGTCGCGTTGGGTGGCGCGCTTTTGATTCTGCCCTTCGGCTAGATGCGATGAGCCAGATACACAAAACCCGCCACCTCTTGCGAGGGGGCGGGTTTCGGGTGTTGCGCCAAGGCGGGATCAGCCGCGGTGACGACCGCGGAAGTAATTGATCAAGCCTTGAGTGGACGCATCTTCAGCAACGGTTTCTTCCGTGCCGACGAGGCGGCTGTAAACGCCTTTGCCCAGTTCTTTGCCCAGCTCGACGCCCCACTGGTCGAAGGCGTTGGTGCCCCAGACCACGCTTTGGACGAAGACTTTGTGCTCGTACATCGCGACCAGCGCACCCAGACGACGCGGGCTGATGCGCTCGACGACGATGGTGTTGCTCGGACGGTTGCCTGGCACGACCTTGTGCGGCGCGACACGCTGCACTTCGTCTTCCGACAGGCCTTTGGCGCGCAGTTCGGCTTCGGCCTCGGCGCGAGTCTTGCCGAGCATGAGTGCCTGGCTCTGCGACAAGCAGTTGGCGTACAGCCATTGGTGGTGGTCGGACACCGGGTTGAAGCTGACGATCGGCACGATGAAGTCGGCCGGAATCAGTTGGGTGCCTTGGTGCAGCAGCTGGTGATACGCGTGCTGACCGTTGCAGCCCACGCCACCCCAGATCACCGGGCCGGTGTCGGTCTTCACCGGCACGCCGTCCTGACGAACGCTCTTGCCGTTGGATTCCATGTCCAGCTGTTGCAAATGCTTGGTGATGTTACGCAGGTAGTGGTCGTACGGCAGGATCGCGTGGCTTTGCGCGCCCCAGAAGTTGCCGTACCACACGCCGAGCAGGCCCAGCAGCGCGGGCATGTTTTGCTCGAACGGTGCGTTCAGGAAATGCTGGTCCATGGTGTAGGCACCGGACAGCAATTCCTTGAAGTTGGACATGCCCACGGCCAAAGCGATTGGAAGACCAATGGCCGACCACAGCGAGTAACGACCGCCAACCCAGTCCCACATCGGGAAGATGTTTTCTTCACGAATGCCGAACGCCACCGCAGCGGCGTTGTTGCTCGACACCGCGATGAAGTGACGGTACAGCTCAGCCTCGGAGCCGCCCTGAGCCAGATACCAGGCGCGTGCAGCGGTGGCGTTTTTCAGGGTTTCGAGGGTGCTGAAGGTCTTGGAGGAGACGATAAACAGCGTGGTTTCCGCACGCAGCTTGCTGGTCAGTTCGTGCAGCTCTGTGCCGTCGATGTTCGCCAGGTAGTGGCAGCGAACGCCTTTCTGCGCGTAGGACAACAGCGCTTCGGACACCAGCTCAGGGCCGAGGAACGAGCCACCGATGCCGATGTTGACCACGTCAGTGATCGGCTTCTCGGTGTAACCGCGCCATAGACCGTCGTGAATGCGGCCCACCAGATCGGTGATCTGGTTCAGCACCTTGTGCACTTCGGGCATCACGTTGACGCCGTTCACCAACAGCTTGTCGCCCACTGGACGGCGCAGCGCGGTGTGCAGGGCCGGGCGACCTTCCGAGGAATTGACCAGTTCGCCGTCGTATTGCGCTTTGATCGCGTCTTTCAGGCCCACTTCGTTGGCCAGATTGACCAACAGCTGACGGGTTTCGGCGGTGATCAGGTTCTTCGAGTAGTCGAGAAACAGCCCGGCGCTGCTGAGGGTGAATTCGTTGAAACGCTGCGGGTCTTCGTTGAACGCGTCGCGCATGCTGAAATTCTGCATCGCTTTGCGGTGGTCGGAGAGCGCCTGCCAGGCGGGCAGGGTGGTGACGTCATGAGGGTTGCGGTAGTACGCCATCGCTGCGGGTTTCCTTGTACTTGAACTGCCTTTGGACGTTGAAAAGCCAGGGGCGGGTCGAATGCGTGCGTTCTCCGAAGCCTAATCCTCGGACGCGCCGATGTCTGCGCCTCGCTTTACCTTTGCTCGGTACTTTTTCTCACAAGGTAGTGTCGCCCGAGTGGGGCGACCTGTACCGGTATGGCATTGCGGGTGTGGCTAAGTTCATTGCCCGGAGCCAGATAGAGCCTGCGCGGGCTGAAGTTTCATGAAACGTTCCGGGACTGAGCATAGTTGCGAATCCCGAGACCATGGCGTTCCGTTTACGGGGCCGTGGTCAGGTGCAGATTGTCGATCAGGCGTGTCTTGCCCAGGAACGCGGCGCCGAGCACCACCAGATCCTGATCGCCCGGGGTCGCGGGGCGCAGGGTCACGGCCTGGCGGATTTCCAGATAATCCGGACGGAAACCCGCGCTTTCGAGGGCCTTCCTGCCGTCATCCAGCAATTGTTCGTGGTTCTGCTCGCCATTGTGCAGCGCGTCACCGATCTGTTTGATGACACGGTACAGCGCAGGGGCAGTCGCACGTTCCGCTTCGGTCAGGTAACCGTTGCGCGAAGACAGCGCCAGGCCATCGGCCGCGCGGACGGTGGGCTCGCCAATGATCTGGATCGGCATGTTCAAGTCGCGCACCAACGCACTGACCACGGCCAGCTGTTGAAAGTCTTTCTGGCCGAAGATCGCGATGTCGGGCTGAACCATGTTGAACAGCTTGCTCACGACCGTGGACACGCCGTCGAAATGGCCGGGGCGACTGCCGCCACACAAGCCTTCAGACACGACGGGCACACGCACGATGGTCTGGTCGGCCATGCCGTGGGGGTACATTTCTTCGACCGTGGGCGTGAACAGCAGATGGCAACCGGCTTGCAGCAGCTTCTCCTGATCGGCCGCCAGCGTGCGTGGGTAGGTGGCCAAGTCCTCTGTAGGACCGAACTGCAAAGGGTTGACGAAAATGCTCGCCACCACGAAATCGGCACGCTGCGCAGCCTTGGTCACCAGCGCGGTATGACCGCTGTGCAGATTGCCCATGGTCGGGACCAGCGCGATACGTTTGCCTTCGCTGCGGGCGCGGGCCACGGCGGCACGCAGTTCACGCACGGTTTTTACAGTGTTCATGCCGAGAATCCGTGTTCAGGGGCCGGGAAGCTGACGTCTTTTACAGCGCTGACGTAGGCGGCGATGGCCGATTGAATGTCAGGCTGGCCGATCATGAAGTTCTTCACGAACTTGGGCACGCGCCCGGTGATGGACAGACCCAGCATGTCGTGCAGGACCAGCACCTGGCCATCGACGGCGCTGCCCGCGCCGATGCCGATCACCGGAATCTTCACCGCTTGGGTAATCTCCTGCGCCAGCTCGCTCGGCACGCATTCCAGCAGCAGCATCGCGGCACCGGCTTGTTCCAGGGCAATGGCGTCAGCACGAATCTGCCGCGCCTGCGCTTCCTGACGGCCCTGCACTTTATAGCCGCCCAGTACGTTGACGGTCTGCGGCGTCAGGCCCATGTGTGCGCACACCGGAACGCCCCTTTCAGCCAGCAAGCGAATCGACTCGGCCAGCCAGCCCGCGCCCTCGATCTTGAGCATGTGCGCGCCCGCCTGCATCAACGTCGCGCTGCTGGCGAATAGCTGTTCCGGGGTGGCGTAGGACATGAACGGCAGGTCGGCGAGGATCAGTGCACCCTGATTGCCACGTTTGACGCTGGCCACGTGGTACGCCATGTCGGCGTTCGTCACGGGCAGGGTGCTGTCGTGACCCTGCAAAACCATGCCCAGCGAGTCGCCCACCAACAGGATTTCAACGCCTGCCTGTGAAGCTGCGTGGGCGAACGTTGCGTCGTAGGCCGTGAGCATGGTGATCTTTTCACCTTTCTGCTTCAGGCCCAGCAGGGACGTCACGGTGATATCTGGCATGAAAAAAGTCCTCATTACAGGCGCTGTGAATACGACGGCGAGCAACGCGTGATTCATTCTGCAAACGCAGGCACATCGTCGTTTCGCGATGTTTGAAAAAGCCTGTCTGGCACCTGGCAAGCCGGTCGTCCGGCTTTGGGACGCTTATCTTCGTGAGGAGGGGGCGGGAAGTCAATTCCGGGTGTTACCGGATGAGGTGGGGATGTTACCGAGAGATGTAACGGCGCGCAGTGCCTGCAAACGATCTGTAGGCAATGTCGCTTCGCTCGGCGCGACGCATTACCCCTGTAGGCGCGAATTCATTCGCGATTGGACGGGTCAATCCACACACCTTCATCGGATGTACCGAGGTCTCGCGAATGAATTCGCTCCTACCGGATTTGTACCGAGCTATGAATCGAGAGTGTGTCCGACTCGCGCGCGTCGGCATTCAACCCTAGAGTCTTTCCAGCCCTTCAAACGGGCAGTCGGCCAGCAGGTCATCCAGCGCGCGGCCATCAGCGAAGGTAATCCCGGGCGCCAGCTCGGCCAAGGGATACAACACGAACGCCCGCGCCTGCATGTGATAGTGCGGGACCATCAGACGGGGCTCGTCGATCAGCCGGTCACCGAACAACAGAATGTCCAGGTCCAGCGTCCTTGGCCCCCAGCGCTCAAGCCGTTCGCGCCCTTGACCGTTCTCGATACCTTGCAAGGCATCCAGCAGGACCAGTGGCTCCAGTGCGGTATCAAGCGCGGCGACGGCGTTGGTGTAGCGCGGCTGACCGGGCAGCAACGAATCGCTCACGTAAAAAGAAGACACGCCTGACAGGCTGGTGTGAGGCAACTGTCCCAACGACTGGATCGCCTCGCGCAGTTGTTCGGCTGGGTCAGCGAGGTTGCTGCCCATGCCGACATACACCCGTTCCATCACCATTACTCCGATGCGTCGGCGCCAGCGCGTTTGCGCTTGCCGCCACCGCTACGGCGACGCTTGCGCGGGCCCTGGCCGGTGGTGTCGGATTTACTGCCCAGATCACGAATCATGTCGCGGCGACCGGATTCGTTGGCGTCCTGATAATCGGTCCACCATTCGCCCAAGCCGTCGGTTTCCTCGCCCGCGGTTTCACGCAGCAGCAGGAAGTCGTAACCGGCTCGGAAACGCGGGTTGTCCAGCAACAGGTCGGCACGTTTGCCCGAGCGACGTGGCAGACGCTCCTGCATGTCCCAAATCTCGCGGATCGGCATGGTGAAGCGCTTGGGAATGGCAATGCGCTGACACTGCTCGGCGATCAGTTCATGCGCGGCTTCCTGCATGGCCGGGATCGGTGGCATGCCACGCTCTTGCAGGCGCAGGACGCGAGCGGGCAAGGCAGGCCACAACAGCGCAGCGAACAGGAACGCTGGCGTCACCGGCTTGTTCTGCTGCACGCGCAAATCGGTGTTGGCCAGGGCCTCGCTGATGAGCGTGTGCGTGTAGGTCGGGGTGTATTCAAGTGCCTTGGCACTTGCCGGGAACAGCGGGTCGAACAATTCGAGATCCACCAGCATCTCGAACGTTGGTTCGGCGTAACCCGACAAGAAAAGCTTGAGAACTTCCTCGAACAGGCGCGCTGCCGGAATATCGCGGAGCATTGGGGCCAGCGGGCGAATCGGCGTGGCGCTGTGCTTTTCGATGCCGAAATCCAGCTTGGCGGCGAAGCGCACGGCACGCAGCATCCGCACCGGGTCTTCTTTATAACGCTGCTGAGGGTCGCCGATCAGGCGGATCAGTCGATTGCGGATGTCGTGTACGCCGTTGGCGTAATCCAACACGCGTTCACTGACGGGATCGTAATACAGCGCATTGATCGTGAAGTCGCGACGCTGGGCGTCTTCTTCCAGCGTGCCGTAAACGTTGTCCCGCAGAATCCGGCCGCTCTCGTTGCGCGACGACTGATTGCTGTCTTCTTCCTCGTCATCTTGAGGGTGATTGGCGCGGAACGTGGCCACTTCGATGATTTCGCGACCGAAGTGGATATGAACCAGCTTGAAGCGGCGGCCGATGATGCGCGCATTGCGAAATTCTGCCCGGACTTGCTCAGGCGTGGCGCTGGTGGCGACGTCGAAGTCCTTAGGGGTGATGCCCAGCATCAGGTCCCGCACGCAGCCGCCGACCAGATAGGCCTGGTAGCCCGCGTTCTGCAAACGCTCGACGATGTTCACCGCATAACGGCTGAATTGAGCGCGTTGCAACGAGTGTTGGCTGCTGCTGAGCACTTCAGGCGTGGTGCGCGTATGTTGCTGCGGCTTGCGCAGGGGAGTACGGAATGACTGGAACAGCTTCTTCAGCATGGGATGCACTGTTTGAAGGAATATTCGGCCAATGACAAAGAATGACCGCATGATGGGCGGGGATTCTAGCATTTAGTCGAGGGATGGTGTAGGACGCCGCGCGAATGGGCTCTGGAGGCAGGTATGGCGGGGCTGAACGGCTGTTACGAAGGGTTTGGAGCGGTTTTTGGCGAACGCTACCGGAAAAGTGTTTTGTTGCGGAAGCTACTGGGGGAGCCGAAGCTCCCCCAAAGTGCGTGCTCTTATTTTTATTGTCTGTCGGGCTTTTTGTTTTTGTTGAGCGCCCAATTCACGGCTTTCGCCTGTGAAACCTCCCAATCGGGATTCAAGAGCAAACGGATTGCTTTGGTCGCTGTGCTGCAGTGATCAATCGATCCAACCAGTTCAGGCGCTACCTTAGGGTAGTTTTTTGTTGTTCTCAGCCTGGTTGCGGGACAAGTCCCAAATGCAACGCCTCTCCAAAAGAATCAGTTAGCTGCGCCTCCGCCGTGTTGTTTTTATTATGCGTGAGTCGATACGTCTTATTTTTATTATGGTGTTTTGCGGGTGACTGATTTTTGTTGTTCTTGTACTAAGGATATAGCAGAACGCGTGCCAACTTTTGTCGAAACGGCTACGGCCCTTTAAATCCGGGGGTGTGGCAAATCGACGCTATTTTTGTGTAGCCAAAAAAAACCGGGACTACGTTACCGTACGCCCCGGCTTTTGTTACGTGTTGCTGATGAGGTAACAGTTTTTTCACAAGTGCCGGAAGGCGCGTGCCAGAGCCTCGCGCCTGCTCCTGAGATCAGGTTTCGCTGGCTACACCGGTTTTGCGACGCGGGATGCCCAGCCGTTGACGACGCTCCCACAGGCATTTACGGCTGACGCCAAGCTTACGCGCCAGTTCGGTCTCGGTCATGTGGTCCTGATGCTCAAGCACGAAGTGCTGGAAGTAGTCCTCCAGGGACAAGTCTTCCGTAGGTTCATGAGCCGTTGAGCTGGATGAAGGCTGCTGCGGCGCCAGGCCGATGAACTCCTCGACGTCCAGATCGCTCAGCTCGATGTCGATGCCCAAAAGGTCGGCGGAAATTTCCGGGCTCTCGCAGAGGATGACGGCGCGCTCAACAGCGTTTTCCAGTTCGCGGACATTACCCGGCCACGAGTAATGGCGGATCGCCTGTTCGGCGTCCGGTCCAAAGCGCAAGTCGGTACGGCCAGCTTTGGCGCTTTGGCGAGCCAGGAACGCATTGGCGATTTCGTTCACGTCCGAGCCACGCTCGCGCAGGGCCGGCAGCTTCAAGGCAATGACGTGCAGACGGTAGTAAAGGTCTTCACGGAACTGCCCGACTTTGGCCAGGCTTTTCAGGTCTCGGTGGGTCGCGGCAATCAGGCGCACATCAACCTTCTGCGACTGTACTGAGCCAACCCGACGAATCTCGCCTTCCTGAAGCACAC
It contains:
- a CDS encoding acetyl-CoA C-acetyltransferase, encoding MQDVVIVAATRTAVGSFQGSLANVSAVDLGAAVIRQLLAQTGLDPAQVDEVIMGQVLTAGAGQNPARQASIKAGLPFAVPAMTLNKVCGSGLKALHLGTQAIRCGDADVIIAGGQESMSLANYVMPGARTGLRMGHATMVDTMISDGLWDAFNDYHMGITAENLSEKYGISREAQDAFAAASQQKAAAAIEAGRFVDEITPILIPQRKGDPISFATDEQPRAGTTAESLGKLKPAFKKDGTVTAGNASSLNDGAAAVILMSAKKAEELGLPVLARIAAYANAGVDPAIMGIGPVSATRRCLDKAGWSLDELDLIEANEAFAAQSLSVGKELGWDASKVNVNGGAIAIGHPIGASGCRVLVTLLHEMIKRDAKKGLATLCIGGGQGVALALAR
- a CDS encoding oxygenase MpaB family protein; the protein is MEFIRTRIETQVMSMTGLALGQLDMENPKGDPGLFGPQAVCWQVHGDFPSMMIGGICALMLQMLHPRVLAGVWDHSNFREDMLGRLRRTGQFISGTTFGSTHDANWLIDKVLSIHSQISGIAPDGTPYKADDPALLTWVHVAEVSSFMAAHLRYLNPDLSLDAQDRYYAETALVAERLGARDIPRSAAEIDAYLHRMRPELVCDDRAREVFSVLQNAPAPSRLAKPMGRLMMQAGVELMPEWASGMFDIRMGNFKRQMIRAGVNRTAPILRWAVRNASVHRARRRMGVL
- the acs gene encoding acetate--CoA ligase; its protein translation is MFNISDFPHADATRKAAQLSADDYQRLYRQSIEQPDTFWAEQAKKFLHWFSPWDQVQQCDIKTGSAQWFKGGKLNVSYNCIDRHLEKRGDQVAIIWEGDNPSESAEITYKKLHHNVARLANVLKQRGVKKGDRVCIYMPMIPEAAYAMLACTRIGAIHSVVFGGFSPDALRDRILDADCHTVITADEGVRGGKYVPLKQNVDKALQSCPNVSTVLVVKRTEGQVEWVEGRDIWYHEALHGISDDCPPEPMDAEDPLFILYTSGSTGKPKGVLHTTGGYLLQAAMTHQHVFDYREGEIFWCSADVGWVTGHTYIVYGPLANGATTLIFEGVPNYPDTSRFWQVIDKHHVNIFYTAPTALRALMREGAKPLENTSRESLRILGTVGEPINPEAWEWYFHKVGKDRCPIVDTWWQTETGGTMLTPLISTTPLKPGCATQPMFGVQPVLLDEKGNELEGATSGLLAIKASWPGQIRGVYGDQQRMIDTYFKPYPGYYFTGDGARRDQDGHYWITGRVDDVINVSGHRIGTAEVESALVLHDSVAEAAVVGYPHDVKGMGIYAFVTTMAGIEPDEALQKELLTLVSKEIGSFAKPELIQWAPALPKTRSGKIMRRILRKIACNEIDSLGDISTLADSSVVEGLIEKRLNR
- the pgi gene encoding glucose-6-phosphate isomerase — protein: MAYYRNPHDVTTLPAWQALSDHRKAMQNFSMRDAFNEDPQRFNEFTLSSAGLFLDYSKNLITAETRQLLVNLANEVGLKDAIKAQYDGELVNSSEGRPALHTALRRPVGDKLLVNGVNVMPEVHKVLNQITDLVGRIHDGLWRGYTEKPITDVVNIGIGGSFLGPELVSEALLSYAQKGVRCHYLANIDGTELHELTSKLRAETTLFIVSSKTFSTLETLKNATAARAWYLAQGGSEAELYRHFIAVSSNNAAAVAFGIREENIFPMWDWVGGRYSLWSAIGLPIALAVGMSNFKELLSGAYTMDQHFLNAPFEQNMPALLGLLGVWYGNFWGAQSHAILPYDHYLRNITKHLQQLDMESNGKSVRQDGVPVKTDTGPVIWGGVGCNGQHAYHQLLHQGTQLIPADFIVPIVSFNPVSDHHQWLYANCLSQSQALMLGKTRAEAEAELRAKGLSEDEVQRVAPHKVVPGNRPSNTIVVERISPRRLGALVAMYEHKVFVQSVVWGTNAFDQWGVELGKELGKGVYSRLVGTEETVAEDASTQGLINYFRGRHRG
- the panC gene encoding pantoate--beta-alanine ligase; protein product: MNTVKTVRELRAAVARARSEGKRIALVPTMGNLHSGHTALVTKAAQRADFVVASIFVNPLQFGPTEDLATYPRTLAADQEKLLQAGCHLLFTPTVEEMYPHGMADQTIVRVPVVSEGLCGGSRPGHFDGVSTVVSKLFNMVQPDIAIFGQKDFQQLAVVSALVRDLNMPIQIIGEPTVRAADGLALSSRNGYLTEAERATAPALYRVIKQIGDALHNGEQNHEQLLDDGRKALESAGFRPDYLEIRQAVTLRPATPGDQDLVVLGAAFLGKTRLIDNLHLTTAP
- the panB gene encoding 3-methyl-2-oxobutanoate hydroxymethyltransferase — its product is MPDITVTSLLGLKQKGEKITMLTAYDATFAHAASQAGVEILLVGDSLGMVLQGHDSTLPVTNADMAYHVASVKRGNQGALILADLPFMSYATPEQLFASSATLMQAGAHMLKIEGAGWLAESIRLLAERGVPVCAHMGLTPQTVNVLGGYKVQGRQEAQARQIRADAIALEQAGAAMLLLECVPSELAQEITQAVKIPVIGIGAGSAVDGQVLVLHDMLGLSITGRVPKFVKNFMIGQPDIQSAIAAYVSAVKDVSFPAPEHGFSA
- the folK gene encoding 2-amino-4-hydroxy-6-hydroxymethyldihydropteridine diphosphokinase, yielding MERVYVGMGSNLADPAEQLREAIQSLGQLPHTSLSGVSSFYVSDSLLPGQPRYTNAVAALDTALEPLVLLDALQGIENGQGRERLERWGPRTLDLDILLFGDRLIDEPRLMVPHYHMQARAFVLYPLAELAPGITFADGRALDDLLADCPFEGLERL